The following proteins are encoded in a genomic region of Clostridium kluyveri:
- the essB gene encoding type VII secretion protein EssB gives MKKNEFEKIVKISELNAKRDSEINRITYENTYLIPCKVNIKDEEVKFIYDLNELQPFSEIKNRRAVEKLRFLINVSNVLEIADEYSFKLEPNNIYYDYNYIPKILNRDIRLEDEIMDYKDLVLQYKSLIADVFDKRCSYNDFYNGGMDLIKKNKRIKKYISLETIEEIKNELLEDLKMQEKEDEENYIEIKLKNYKVKKYSIWTMSLVILGLMIYTVYTSVFLVPFDQKVIKANSYYMKQDYEGVIKCFENTRGLKLDKESKYKLAYSYVVSENLAESKKKNIIATLNDKSDENILDYWIAIGRSKYDNAIDLAKKVQDDELLLYALLNKQKYIQDNDEMTGEEKQKAQEGLQSQIEKLTKELNVGEETEKNAAKDSTTTNTSKAQSTSGDKSSESGSGLNLVPSE, from the coding sequence ATGAAAAAAAATGAATTTGAAAAGATAGTTAAGATATCAGAGCTAAATGCTAAAAGGGATAGTGAAATTAATAGAATAACTTATGAAAACACATATTTAATTCCATGTAAAGTAAACATTAAAGATGAAGAGGTAAAATTTATATATGATTTAAATGAGTTACAACCTTTTAGTGAAATAAAAAATAGAAGAGCTGTTGAAAAGCTAAGATTTTTAATAAATGTTAGCAATGTTTTAGAAATAGCAGATGAATATTCATTTAAATTAGAACCAAATAACATTTATTATGACTATAATTATATTCCAAAAATCTTGAACAGAGATATAAGATTAGAGGATGAAATTATGGATTATAAAGATTTAGTTTTGCAGTATAAAAGTTTAATTGCAGATGTATTTGACAAACGATGTTCATACAATGACTTTTATAATGGTGGTATGGATTTGATAAAAAAGAATAAGAGAATTAAGAAATACATATCACTTGAAACAATTGAAGAAATTAAAAATGAACTTTTAGAAGATTTAAAAATGCAAGAAAAAGAGGATGAAGAAAACTACATAGAAATAAAATTAAAAAATTATAAAGTAAAAAAGTATAGTATATGGACAATGAGTCTAGTAATACTGGGATTAATGATTTATACAGTTTATACATCTGTATTCTTAGTTCCATTTGATCAAAAGGTAATTAAAGCTAATAGTTACTATATGAAACAGGATTATGAAGGTGTAATAAAATGCTTTGAAAACACAAGAGGCTTAAAACTTGATAAAGAATCGAAATATAAGCTGGCATATTCATATGTAGTGTCAGAAAATCTTGCAGAAAGTAAAAAGAAGAATATAATAGCTACATTAAATGATAAGAGTGATGAAAATATTTTAGATTATTGGATTGCAATAGGAAGGTCAAAATATGATAATGCAATAGATTTAGCTAAAAAGGTGCAAGATGACGAATTACTTTTATATGCTCTTTTAAATAAACAAAAGTATATACAAGATAATGATGAAATGACCGGAGAAGAAAAGCAAAAAGCACAGGAGGGATTACAATCTCAAATAGAAAAGTTAACTAAAGAACTAAATGTAGGAGAAGAAACTGAAAAAAATGCAGCAAAAGATTCAACAACTACTAATACATCTAAAGCTCAAAGTACAAGTGGAGATAAATCCAGTGAATCAGGAAGCGGATTAAATTTAGTTCCAAGTGAGTAG
- a CDS encoding DUF4176 domain-containing protein, with product MKTLLPIGSVVLLKDSDKKLMITGRLQIQLEGKDKNRWDYCACLYPEGNLRPESSILFNHEQIEEVCFSGFQDIEELEYNKKISEYLNNRAYAHKHNPS from the coding sequence ATGAAAACATTGCTACCAATAGGTTCAGTTGTATTGCTAAAAGATAGTGACAAAAAATTAATGATAACAGGAAGGTTACAAATACAATTAGAAGGCAAAGATAAAAATCGATGGGATTATTGTGCCTGTTTATATCCAGAAGGAAATTTGAGGCCTGAAAGTTCAATATTATTTAATCATGAGCAGATTGAAGAAGTTTGTTTTTCAGGATTTCAAGATATAGAGGAATTGGAATATAACAAGAAAATAAGCGAATATCTTAATAATAGAGCTTATGCACACAAACATAACCCTTCATAA
- a CDS encoding GRAM domain-containing protein, with amino-acid sequence MNLMENEQIYFNVLANLFRGAESVGGKLKITDRRLIFKSHAFNIQTGTTEILIEQIAEVKKRNTLGLVPNGISIITKDEIEYKFVLWNRSKIIDFISKRMTNY; translated from the coding sequence ATGAATTTAATGGAAAATGAACAGATCTATTTTAATGTGTTAGCCAATCTTTTTAGAGGAGCAGAATCAGTTGGTGGTAAGTTAAAAATAACTGATAGAAGACTTATATTTAAATCTCATGCTTTTAATATTCAAACTGGTACAACAGAAATACTAATTGAACAAATTGCAGAAGTAAAGAAAAGAAACACTTTAGGACTTGTTCCAAATGGCATATCTATTATTACAAAAGATGAGATTGAATACAAATTTGTTTTGTGGAATAGGAGCAAAATAATTGATTTCATAAGCAAACGTATGACTAACTATTAA
- a CDS encoding WXG100 family type VII secretion target — MSDQIRISPERMIERSRDYHQEAEKINEVITRMTSLISELQTEWEGQASTSFANQFNELRPSFVNMHDLVETISHQLQQTGAAMQERDQEIASQFGVK; from the coding sequence ATGTCAGATCAAATTAGAATTTCACCAGAACGTATGATAGAAAGATCAAGGGATTATCATCAAGAAGCAGAAAAAATTAATGAGGTAATTACTAGGATGACTTCATTAATATCAGAATTACAAACTGAATGGGAAGGACAAGCAAGTACAAGCTTTGCTAATCAATTCAATGAATTAAGACCAAGTTTTGTAAATATGCATGATCTTGTAGAAACTATTTCTCATCAATTACAACAAACTGGAGCTGCAATGCAAGAAAGAGATCAAGAAATAGCTTCACAATTTGGAGTTAAATAA
- the essC gene encoding type VII secretion protein EssC gives MYYRNSVLFLENEMVREIPCDKKVYISSDFKVGTKEKNIGDLTCYNENNIAILNIGQKKIELKPYEKYVYNDKENLSIIYFINDRKKVSIKGNSFITIGDSKDSSIYLKNIKKLNLRLEKGKLYRFTEYEIYVNGKLAKENPIVLSEDDLILIDKVKITYHNNVLYVEGDSRSYETSLHTMDLEQIKFEGFPEYKRSPRIIKDCPTETVNFKNPPSKVEKKKGQLVRFIAPPLVMLIITIAISLISPRGIYIIMSIAGMGMSAVFSATSYISDKKEDKRKNKLRKEVYNKYLLNLRKKLDNLRRRQMESLKYHNPTLKQIDKMTEFYSSRIYERTYTDEDFLSISIGNADIEPSYKMKFSNESIQLEKDELLEQANEVYNEFSMVKDMPIAIDLKKAHFGLVGEKKYIHEQLNIIFAQLTLFQSYNDLEIILIHNEKYRENFDWLRWYPHFKISAINVRGLIDTDRVRDQVLGNISKILKDREIKNQENKDKIRFIPYYLFVIDEPSLILNHSIMEYLQKYDSKLGFSIIYTSQLKANLPENIKTIFKIDNYEYGTLVINEGILVNKKVKLNHVDIKLSNLSRRLSCLKHIKGMMNQIPDSITFFEMYNVNSPKELGIENLWMKNQAYKTLAVPLGVRGKNDYVYLNLHEKAHGPHGLIAGTTGSGKSEIVQSYILSLAVNFHPYEVGFLLIDYKGGGMASLFKNLPHLLGTITNLDGSESMRAMASIRSELARRQQIFNEYEVNHINQYNKLFKNGEAKEPMPHLFLISDEFAELKKEQPDFMRELVSAARIGRSLGIHLILATQKPSGVVDDQIWSNSKFKLALKVQNESDSNEIIKTPDAARITQPGRAYLQVGNNEIYELFQSAWSGAAYENNEDDDSIDDRVYLINHMGQGQLLNNDLSSGAEDLNLKATELDVTVDYINKLFSNLQLSSVKKPWLPPLETKISSPHIDEENIVDAAEFKELDTNISIGIVDIPEAQSQNEYKLNFVKDGNFVIFSSAGFGKTTTLTTIMLSLAVKNSPENLQFFVLDFGNSGLVPMKELPHTRDYIKFDDVVKFQKMCKIIDDESKKRKRILGEASVANFNMYNEVSDEKLPALFIIIDNYDVIKEFGIEAEDFIMKITRDGAGIGIFTIATASRQNAIKFAVLNNFKNKMAHYLFDETETRAIIGKGDYTLPDIPGRAMVKLQNVNIMQVYSAVEFQDELEYANKILTMIGKIKDLYTGDRVESIRMLPEILTISKLKEFADEKKYKNKIPVGLDAENVRTQFIELDGGTKLVVGGMQTGKTNVLKIMLSLRENIETYVFDSKSGELYPYRNQVNQYIVSQDEQRDFLGKMQEIIDERKAEFEKHRAEEPGLMPKIYYASLSPIMVLIDDCDNFVVEINLITDLPVKEIIEEAISVGVTFIASAQANGLKGYDLVTKIFKNSINAIILGNPNDQTVITNYTRNPQAAVDLGYMYNKGKMQLIKMPKVK, from the coding sequence ATGTATTATCGAAATAGTGTATTATTTCTTGAAAATGAAATGGTAAGGGAGATTCCATGCGATAAAAAGGTATATATTTCAAGTGATTTCAAAGTAGGAACTAAAGAAAAAAATATTGGAGATTTAACTTGTTATAATGAAAATAATATAGCAATCTTAAATATTGGACAGAAAAAGATAGAATTAAAACCTTATGAAAAGTATGTGTATAATGATAAAGAAAATTTATCTATCATCTATTTTATAAATGATAGAAAGAAAGTATCAATAAAAGGAAATAGTTTTATTACCATAGGAGATTCAAAAGACAGTAGTATTTATTTAAAAAACATCAAGAAATTAAACTTAAGATTAGAAAAAGGCAAATTGTATAGGTTTACCGAATATGAAATCTATGTGAATGGAAAGTTAGCAAAGGAAAATCCAATTGTTTTGAGCGAAGATGATTTAATTTTAATCGATAAAGTTAAGATTACTTATCATAATAATGTATTATATGTTGAAGGAGACTCAAGGTCATATGAAACTTCTCTTCACACTATGGATTTAGAACAAATAAAATTTGAAGGTTTTCCAGAATATAAGAGATCACCTAGAATAATTAAAGATTGTCCAACTGAAACAGTAAATTTTAAAAATCCACCAAGCAAAGTGGAAAAGAAAAAAGGACAGCTAGTAAGATTTATAGCACCACCACTAGTAATGCTAATTATAACCATTGCTATAAGTTTAATAAGTCCCAGGGGAATATACATTATAATGAGTATTGCTGGTATGGGGATGAGTGCTGTATTTTCAGCAACTTCGTATATAAGTGATAAAAAAGAGGACAAGAGAAAAAATAAGCTTAGAAAAGAAGTATATAATAAATATTTATTAAATCTCAGAAAAAAATTAGATAATTTAAGGAGAAGACAGATGGAATCCTTAAAATATCATAACCCCACATTAAAGCAGATAGATAAGATGACAGAATTCTATAGCAGCAGAATATATGAACGTACGTATACCGATGAAGATTTTTTAAGTATATCAATAGGAAATGCTGATATAGAACCAAGCTATAAAATGAAGTTTTCCAATGAGTCTATACAACTTGAAAAAGATGAATTATTAGAACAAGCAAATGAAGTTTATAATGAATTTAGTATGGTAAAGGACATGCCAATTGCTATTGACTTAAAAAAAGCACACTTTGGATTAGTTGGAGAGAAGAAGTATATTCATGAACAATTAAACATTATATTTGCTCAGCTAACGTTGTTTCAAAGTTATAATGATTTGGAAATAATATTGATACATAATGAAAAATATAGAGAAAATTTTGATTGGTTAAGATGGTATCCTCACTTTAAAATAAGTGCAATAAATGTTAGAGGTCTTATAGATACAGATAGAGTAAGAGATCAAGTGCTTGGAAATATTTCTAAAATATTAAAGGATAGGGAAATAAAAAACCAGGAAAATAAAGATAAAATAAGATTTATACCCTATTATCTATTTGTTATTGATGAACCAAGTCTAATACTAAACCATTCTATAATGGAATATTTACAAAAATATGATTCTAAATTAGGCTTTTCAATAATATATACAAGCCAGTTAAAAGCTAACTTACCTGAAAACATTAAAACGATTTTTAAAATTGACAATTATGAGTATGGAACACTTGTAATAAATGAAGGAATTTTAGTAAATAAGAAAGTTAAGCTTAATCATGTAGATATAAAATTAAGTAATTTATCTAGAAGATTATCTTGTTTAAAACATATTAAGGGAATGATGAATCAAATTCCAGATAGCATAACATTTTTTGAAATGTACAATGTTAATAGTCCTAAAGAATTAGGCATAGAAAATTTATGGATGAAGAATCAAGCTTATAAAACTTTAGCAGTTCCTCTAGGTGTAAGAGGTAAAAATGATTATGTGTATTTAAATCTTCATGAAAAGGCCCATGGACCGCATGGTCTTATAGCAGGTACTACAGGATCTGGAAAAAGTGAGATAGTACAGTCATATATTTTATCTTTAGCTGTGAATTTTCATCCCTATGAAGTTGGATTTTTGTTAATTGACTATAAAGGTGGAGGCATGGCTAGTTTATTTAAAAATTTGCCTCATTTATTAGGTACAATTACTAACTTAGATGGCTCTGAAAGTATGAGAGCTATGGCATCAATAAGGAGTGAATTAGCAAGAAGACAGCAAATATTTAATGAATATGAAGTAAATCACATTAATCAATACAATAAATTGTTTAAAAATGGTGAGGCTAAAGAACCAATGCCACATTTATTTTTAATTTCGGATGAATTTGCAGAATTAAAAAAGGAGCAGCCTGATTTCATGAGAGAGTTAGTTAGTGCTGCCCGTATTGGAAGAAGTTTAGGAATTCATTTAATACTTGCAACTCAAAAACCATCAGGCGTAGTTGATGATCAAATATGGAGTAACTCAAAATTTAAATTGGCATTAAAAGTTCAAAATGAATCAGACAGTAATGAAATCATAAAAACACCAGATGCAGCAAGAATAACTCAACCTGGACGAGCATACTTGCAAGTTGGAAATAATGAAATCTATGAATTATTTCAATCAGCCTGGAGTGGAGCAGCATATGAAAATAATGAAGATGACGATTCAATAGATGATAGAGTGTATCTTATTAATCATATGGGACAAGGTCAACTTTTGAATAATGATTTAAGTAGTGGTGCTGAAGATTTAAATCTCAAGGCAACAGAGTTAGATGTAACAGTTGATTACATAAATAAATTATTTAGTAACTTACAATTATCAAGTGTAAAAAAACCGTGGTTACCTCCATTAGAAACTAAAATCAGTTCACCACATATTGATGAAGAAAATATAGTTGATGCAGCAGAATTTAAAGAATTAGACACGAATATTAGCATAGGAATTGTAGATATACCAGAAGCCCAATCACAAAATGAATATAAATTAAATTTTGTGAAGGATGGAAATTTTGTTATATTTTCGTCAGCTGGATTTGGAAAAACTACAACATTAACAACAATTATGTTATCACTTGCAGTTAAAAATTCTCCTGAAAATCTACAATTTTTTGTATTGGATTTTGGTAATTCAGGATTAGTACCAATGAAAGAGTTACCGCATACAAGAGATTATATTAAATTTGATGATGTTGTTAAATTCCAAAAAATGTGTAAGATAATAGACGATGAATCTAAGAAAAGAAAAAGAATATTAGGTGAAGCAAGTGTAGCAAATTTTAATATGTATAATGAAGTAAGCGATGAAAAATTACCAGCGTTATTTATCATAATAGATAATTATGATGTAATAAAGGAATTTGGTATAGAAGCAGAAGATTTTATTATGAAAATAACTAGAGATGGAGCTGGTATAGGAATATTTACAATAGCAACAGCTTCCCGTCAAAATGCAATTAAATTTGCAGTGTTAAATAACTTTAAAAACAAAATGGCGCACTATTTATTTGATGAAACTGAAACTAGAGCTATTATTGGAAAAGGTGATTATACATTACCAGATATACCAGGCAGAGCTATGGTTAAGCTTCAAAATGTTAATATAATGCAGGTTTACTCAGCTGTTGAATTTCAAGATGAATTAGAATATGCAAATAAAATATTAACTATGATAGGAAAAATAAAAGATTTATATACTGGGGACAGAGTAGAAAGTATAAGAATGCTGCCAGAAATTCTTACAATCAGTAAGCTTAAAGAATTTGCAGATGAAAAGAAATATAAAAATAAAATTCCTGTTGGATTAGATGCAGAAAATGTAAGAACTCAATTTATTGAATTAGATGGAGGTACTAAATTAGTAGTAGGTGGAATGCAAACTGGTAAAACAAATGTTTTAAAAATAATGCTTTCATTAAGAGAAAATATAGAGACTTATGTATTTGATTCTAAAAGTGGAGAACTTTATCCATATAGAAATCAAGTTAACCAATATATTGTATCACAAGATGAGCAAAGAGATTTTTTGGGAAAAATGCAGGAAATAATTGATGAGAGAAAGGCTGAATTTGAAAAACATAGGGCAGAGGAACCAGGATTAATGCCAAAAATATATTATGCTTCATTAAGTCCTATTATGGTATTAATAGATGATTGTGATAATTTTGTAGTAGAAATAAATTTAATCACTGATTTACCTGTAAAGGAAATAATAGAAGAGGCAATTAGTGTAGGTGTGACATTTATAGCTAGTGCTCAAGCAAATGGTCTTAAAGGATATGATCTGGTGACTAAAATATTTAAAAACTCTATAAATGCAATTATTTTAGGTAATCCAAATGATCAAACTGTAATTACAAATTATACCAGAAATCCACAAGCAGCTGTAGATTTAGGATATATGTATAACAAAGGTAAAATGCAATTGATTAAAATGCCTAAAGTAAAATAA
- a CDS encoding SMI1/KNR4 family protein produces the protein MSSNIVNVIDAIENDNVEITTISNVESILGVKFPKDYIEIAMKNDSGYPKPNRFNFNDNEEVFNNLLSFDEEDYSNIIDTYNDIKDRLIGRVIPFAEDPFGNMICFDYRSNEQPVVVFWEHEKAFNDTESAISYLCDTFTELILMLHEPQE, from the coding sequence GTGTCTTCTAATATAGTGAATGTTATAGATGCAATTGAAAATGATAATGTTGAAATTACAACTATCTCAAATGTAGAAAGTATATTGGGTGTGAAATTCCCTAAAGATTATATTGAAATTGCAATGAAAAATGATAGTGGATATCCGAAGCCAAATAGATTCAATTTCAATGATAATGAGGAAGTATTTAATAATCTCTTAAGCTTTGATGAAGAAGATTACAGTAACATTATAGATACCTATAATGATATAAAGGATAGGCTAATTGGAAGAGTAATCCCGTTTGCAGAAGACCCATTTGGGAATATGATATGTTTTGATTATAGAAGCAATGAGCAGCCAGTAGTAGTATTTTGGGAACATGAAAAAGCATTTAATGATACGGAGTCAGCGATAAGTTATTTATGTGACACTTTTACAGAATTAATATTGATGTTGCATGAACCTCAAGAATAA